The sequence TAACTTAGTGTATATATACACCAAAAGGTAtgaaatattgtatatatatatataactagtaACTTTAAAATGTTCAAATCGGAATGCCTTGCAATTCTGCTTTGTCTACGTCTCTTTGAATTAGGATACAATGGTCAGATGATTGTTAAATGAAGCCAAGGCacaattaaatcaaaataatcagaTTTAAAGAAAAGCTTCTTTTGATTGCACACACAATTGTGAATAAGTTTGGTCGAGAACAAGCTCACTAATATTGATCATAATCGATCACATATAAGTTCATTGGACTAGTCCACAGAATTCGCAGAGGGCCTTAAAGCTAAATTGATGTTCTCACTAtttaagatataatttaatatcaTAGGGGCCTTTTGTTGATGATAGAACTTTACAAGCTTGAGAAACTGTTAatggtttgatcaaaaaaaaaaggagagaaacTGTTAATGAAATTTCTCACCTCCCTGGTTGTGGTAGATCACTAAACACACGTGATACCCTTTCTCTAAGTTCTACCCAATCGTAATTTTTAGATTAGGTTAAAGACACTAATGACTGAGCTCACATACAGAGTTCATACATTAACCCTCACTTGATATGCTTCATAATTTCATACGTAACAGCcaaacttaatatttaaaacGTTTTAATAAACATCAACCACCGCCGCATAGTTCATAATAGACCACCGCCAAAATAAAGAGGACCCTCCTACTTATATATTAAACACACACTTATACGTACTCAGACCATATGATATTACATTACGATAATGACAGAGTTCAGACTAAGTTTTATGCCAGGATCATCAAGATCTTCTCATCTCCTTTGCTGTCTGGCGAACCACGTTCAGAACCCTGCAATACTCATAGAACATCAAAGACTGTTCACCTTCCAGACAATTCGGGGTTACTCTGTTACCACCAGCGAGGTTGTTGCAAGGGCTACCTCCAATCACGATATCAAACCCACCAAACTGCTTCATCAACTCTACGATTATATCTTTAGTTAGGTCTTGCACATCTTCAAACTCTATCAACACTCCTTTCTGGTTAGTTCGCTCCCAAAAGTCTCTCAAGATGTATTTGTTTACTTGTGAGAACTCCACAGAAACAACTGTTTTCATCGGAATTTGGAGACGATGAAGTGCCATTTCTCCACCACCAATACCAGTGAACAGGGAGAGGACATTAATACCATCAGGAAACAAGGGTTTAAGGACAGACAAATGATATGCCAATGTGTCCACCTAAAAACAAGTTCAAACATCAAAACATGGGAAATACAACTATCAATAACTAAATAAATTCAAACTACTATAAAGTATAAACTGATACTAACCAAACAAAACGATGATTATGCAAATGCATGGGGCAGTTACCTGAAAAGAATTACTGAGTGACTTTAAACGCTCGGCCCTACTAATGCCACCACCACCTCGTGTATGGTATATTGGAAACCCCATAAGAGTCTCAATTTCATTTACTTCCAATGGCACAGCTTTGTTTTGTCCCACCCATATAAGATTCCATTTTTCGCACTGCTCAATGACATACCTTTTTATCTCCTCAGGCGGTTCTCCCCTAGAAGCCTCAAGGGCAGAGCGGATCCTGTTTGTTAACTGAGAACTAGCATTAACAGTAAATATGCAGTTCAGTTTGGTTCTTGTATCCCATGTTGGCCACCAATTCTTGGTCAGCGGCAACACCTCTTGAATTGTGTGTTTCGGAGGAGGTTGAATCAGATATCTGTTGCTGATGGGGAGATTGTGTACATAACCTCTCTCCCTTGCTGCAGCACATATGAAACTTGAGTCCACAAATTCTGGTGCAACGTCATACAAATGCCTTGAGATTGTCTCCCAAGGTGCAAGAACAACATTCTCATAGTAGAAATATGGTGGGCCTCTTGCTAGTTCTGGTAGTGATCTTTGTGTGACGAACAGCTGCTCATTTGGAACCCCTAATCCACTCATTGGTATTGGTAGGCGAAGCGGCTCATCATTGGTGACTACCGGAGATGGGGACGACGGTGATGAGTGAAAGTTAACGATCTCAAAATCCATATCATCATCGGCATTAGATGGAGATGAGTGAAAGTTAAGGATCTCAAAATCCAAATCATCGACAGCGTTCCAATCAGCAGAATCTTTTGCCTAAAATTAATGTACAAAATAGAAAATTGTGatgatgaaataaaataatcatatacaAATCAAATAACTGTACAAATGAAAATAATCACAGTGTACCATTGTTGTAGTAGCAAGGTGACTGGATCAAGGGGACTTGTAGTCTAGTAAGGATCTCTGGTGTGTAAACCTGCCTAAGAAGAGTTACTAAGAATAAAAacttctgaagaagaagagatcagtGAATAATAACGCATGTTGCATGGCCTCAAAGTAACAAGCAGATTCTAccaaattctattttataagaGAATAAAGTTAAAACCCGGAGAAATATCGTCTGAGAAGCTGAAACGCTCCCGTGGTGGGTAGAAGTTCGATCGTCGTCGTCGGTGAGAGAGCTGTGTTACGCCGTGAACTAGAGAAACATTTAATATTAGCAACGATGGCGTACTGAGAACGATATCTGAACTTAATAGGCCTGAGATTTTTTTTCT is a genomic window of Brassica napus cultivar Da-Ae chromosome A2, Da-Ae, whole genome shotgun sequence containing:
- the LOC106429876 gene encoding DNA (cytosine-5)-methyltransferase DRM2-like — its product is MAKDSADWNAVDDLDFEILNFHSSPSNADDDMDFEIVNFHSSPSSPSPVVTNDEPLRLPIPMSGLGVPNEQLFVTQRSLPELARGPPYFYYENVVLAPWETISRHLYDVAPEFVDSSFICAAARERGYVHNLPISNRYLIQPPPKHTIQEVLPLTKNWWPTWDTRTKLNCIFTVNASSQLTNRIRSALEASRGEPPEEIKRYVIEQCEKWNLIWVGQNKAVPLEVNEIETLMGFPIYHTRGGGGISRAERLKSLSNSFQVDTLAYHLSVLKPLFPDGINVLSLFTGIGGGEMALHRLQIPMKTVVSVEFSQVNKYILRDFWERTNQKGVLIEFEDVQDLTKDIIVELMKQFGGFDIVIGGSPCNNLAGGNRVTPNCLEGEQSLMFYEYCRVLNVVRQTAKEMRRS